A stretch of the Chroogloeocystis siderophila 5.2 s.c.1 genome encodes the following:
- a CDS encoding efflux RND transporter periplasmic adaptor subunit, whose product MTQSNSDYPGTPEQTPSETSRRTKARSRSKRRNRWIAIISAVVLLTGLGFGWRWWVSSRSGAQNPAAAQPQGIPVRLETLETTTVENATDFIGSLESQRAVVLRPEVTGRISRIFVSSGDRVSAGTPLVQLRPDQQQANLASVQASVNSARAIRANAQSQIEALEAERIAQQAEVDLQNEEFRRISGLVSQGALPRQQLDTVVRNRRTAQANLNAINRRIQAARASLQEAEAGLQQAQANAQRATAELQETTITAPFSGIVGDIPVRLGDVVTSGATLTTVTQNNPLELRLSIPLERAPDLRQGQQVELTDTQGETITTGQISFIAPQVEPNAQSILAKATFSNSEGRLRSGQFVRARVIWSEEPGILLPTTAITRLAGEPFVFVAETPQPEGNAPAASEGASTPKLIARQRPVKLGNLQGNSYQVLSGIEPGEQVVVSGTLNLMDGAPIIPTTAMSQPVGVNTP is encoded by the coding sequence ATGACGCAATCTAATTCCGATTACCCAGGAACACCTGAACAAACTCCTTCGGAGACATCACGAAGAACAAAAGCTCGGTCAAGATCAAAGCGTCGTAATCGCTGGATTGCAATCATAAGTGCAGTTGTCTTATTAACTGGCTTGGGGTTTGGTTGGCGATGGTGGGTAAGTAGCCGCAGTGGTGCTCAAAATCCCGCAGCCGCACAACCGCAGGGAATTCCTGTCAGGTTAGAAACTTTGGAAACAACAACCGTAGAAAACGCCACAGACTTTATTGGTTCACTCGAATCACAACGCGCGGTTGTCCTGCGTCCCGAAGTTACAGGGCGAATTAGTCGCATTTTTGTTTCCTCGGGCGATCGCGTGAGTGCAGGGACACCACTTGTGCAACTGCGACCCGATCAGCAGCAGGCAAACCTCGCAAGCGTTCAAGCAAGCGTTAATTCAGCCCGCGCAATTCGTGCCAATGCCCAGTCACAGATAGAAGCATTAGAAGCCGAGCGCATCGCCCAACAGGCAGAAGTTGACCTTCAAAATGAAGAATTTCGGCGAATTTCAGGGTTAGTATCTCAAGGCGCGTTACCAAGACAGCAGTTAGATACTGTGGTGCGCAATCGCCGCACGGCACAAGCAAACCTCAACGCAATTAATCGTCGCATACAAGCAGCGCGGGCAAGCTTGCAAGAAGCCGAGGCAGGACTCCAGCAGGCACAAGCCAATGCTCAACGTGCCACCGCTGAACTTCAAGAAACGACAATTACAGCACCGTTTAGCGGTATTGTTGGTGATATCCCAGTCCGCCTTGGCGATGTTGTAACAAGTGGTGCTACACTCACCACAGTCACTCAAAATAATCCGCTAGAACTGCGGCTATCAATTCCTTTAGAACGCGCGCCAGACTTACGTCAAGGTCAACAAGTAGAATTAACTGACACGCAGGGAGAGACAATTACTACAGGACAAATCAGCTTTATTGCACCGCAAGTAGAACCCAACGCCCAAAGCATTTTGGCAAAAGCAACTTTTAGTAATTCAGAAGGACGACTCAGAAGCGGTCAATTTGTCCGTGCTAGGGTAATTTGGTCAGAAGAACCAGGAATTTTGCTTCCGACAACGGCAATTACTCGCTTAGCCGGAGAACCTTTTGTCTTTGTCGCCGAAACTCCACAACCCGAAGGGAATGCACCAGCCGCATCAGAAGGCGCTTCCACACCAAAACTTATCGCTCGACAGCGCCCCGTGAAGCTCGGTAATCTGCAAGGTAACAGTTATCAAGTTCTTTCAGGTATAGAACCAGGAGAGCAAGTTGTTGTTTCTGGAACTCTCAATCTTATGGATGGTGCACCCATCATACCAACTACCGCAATGTCTCAACCTGTAGGAGTCAATACACCGTAG
- a CDS encoding efflux RND transporter permease subunit, with translation MFVELFIKRPVVSIVCAIIVVLVGAASIPNLPIAQYPEIAPPQVTVTANYIGASAEVVENTVTNILEQAVNGAEGVRYISSSSSNNGNSSINLTFETGRNIDLAAVDVQNRVATVQPQLPESVQRTGVRVLKQSTGFLMAIGLYSDNGQYTNTFLSNYADLYIVDALRRIQGVSDVQVFGERRYAMRLWVDPERLASRALTMQDVVNALNEQNIQVGAGQLGQPPIPNEQQFQLDLEARTQFNDVSQFEELILRTEENGSLVRFRDVGRVELGAQDYSTILRFQGIEATGLGISQLPGSNALEVAAAVKAELEQLAQRFPPGMEYQIAFDTTAFVQQSLSEVVSTLIQAIALVVLIIFIFLQDWRTTLIPAITIPASLIGTFIFVQVFGFSINTLTLFGLTLATGMVVDDAIIVVENISRLIQDKGMNPRAAAIESMRELTSAVIATSLVLMAVFVPVAFFPGSTGALYRQFALTIAFSITVSTFLALTFTPSMSAKLLRQGQHPPRWLAWFFNRFNHFLDNSQRGYARSLRTLMRFKMIVLGVFILSLGLTAWMFARVPSGFLPEEDQGYFITLVQAPEGVSLNYTSDVIARVEKELQQIPEITSSFAVAGFSFTGSSANNGIVFSSLRPWEERREPGQSVDAIIGQLFGRFATITEARILPLNPPAIQGLGTFGGFSFQLQDRRGVNDLNSLVQAAGQIIAQANQTPGLQQVFTTFAASTPKLSIDIDRNTAKALQVSVDDILNTLQTAIASQYVNDFTLGQRNYRVYVQADQRFRSEPGDISRLYVRSALGEMIPISNLVTLTPETGAQTINHFNLFRSIEITGSPAQGYSSGDAIQAMEEVAANVLPPGLDYQWSGTSLEEIESGGQAPIIFGLGVVFVFLVLAAQYENFIDPFIIMLAVPLAILGALIAQSLRGLINDVYCQVGLVMLIGLASKNSILIVEFANQLRAEGLPLVKAAIEAARERLRPILMTAISTLVGIFPLVIATGAGAGSRQSLGTAVFGGMLVATFLSLFIIPVLYVIVVSFEESVRDRFGWSKSDATEN, from the coding sequence ATGTTTGTCGAACTATTCATCAAACGCCCTGTTGTTTCGATCGTCTGCGCCATCATCGTTGTCTTGGTGGGCGCGGCGAGTATTCCGAACTTACCGATCGCGCAATATCCGGAGATTGCCCCACCGCAAGTAACAGTCACAGCGAACTACATCGGAGCGAGTGCCGAAGTTGTTGAAAATACAGTCACAAACATTCTAGAGCAGGCAGTCAACGGCGCAGAAGGCGTACGTTACATTTCCTCATCGAGTAGTAATAACGGCAATAGCTCGATTAATCTCACGTTTGAAACAGGACGCAATATCGATCTCGCCGCTGTAGACGTACAAAACCGCGTTGCTACTGTGCAGCCTCAACTACCAGAAAGTGTCCAGCGCACCGGAGTCAGGGTACTGAAGCAGTCAACAGGGTTCTTAATGGCGATCGGGCTTTACTCGGACAACGGTCAATATACGAATACCTTTTTAAGTAACTACGCTGACCTTTATATTGTCGATGCGCTGCGACGCATTCAAGGCGTCAGTGACGTGCAAGTTTTTGGCGAACGCCGCTATGCGATGCGGTTATGGGTCGATCCAGAACGGTTGGCAAGTCGGGCATTAACGATGCAGGATGTAGTTAATGCACTCAATGAGCAAAATATCCAAGTTGGTGCAGGACAACTCGGACAACCGCCGATTCCCAACGAACAACAGTTTCAGTTAGATTTAGAAGCGCGCACGCAGTTTAACGATGTTTCGCAATTCGAGGAGTTGATTCTAAGAACCGAAGAAAATGGTTCCCTCGTGCGGTTTCGCGATGTTGGGCGCGTTGAACTTGGTGCACAAGATTACAGTACAATTTTACGATTTCAGGGAATTGAAGCAACAGGTTTGGGAATTTCTCAACTTCCTGGAAGTAACGCGCTTGAAGTTGCCGCAGCGGTAAAAGCCGAATTAGAACAACTTGCGCAGCGGTTTCCTCCAGGGATGGAGTACCAAATTGCGTTTGATACAACCGCATTTGTGCAACAATCGCTTAGTGAAGTTGTGAGTACGTTGATTCAGGCGATCGCACTTGTTGTTTTAATCATTTTCATCTTTTTGCAAGACTGGCGGACTACGCTGATTCCAGCAATTACAATTCCAGCGTCGCTAATTGGTACGTTTATCTTTGTGCAAGTTTTTGGGTTTTCGATCAATACCTTAACGCTGTTCGGGTTAACGCTTGCTACAGGGATGGTCGTTGACGACGCTATTATCGTTGTCGAAAATATTTCCCGCCTGATTCAAGATAAGGGAATGAACCCGCGCGCAGCTGCGATTGAGTCGATGCGCGAGTTAACAAGTGCCGTTATTGCAACTTCGCTTGTGTTGATGGCGGTATTTGTTCCGGTGGCATTTTTCCCTGGTTCTACAGGCGCGCTGTATCGCCAATTTGCGCTGACAATTGCGTTTTCAATTACTGTATCAACCTTTCTCGCGCTGACGTTTACACCATCGATGTCGGCAAAGTTGTTACGCCAAGGACAGCACCCCCCACGGTGGTTAGCATGGTTTTTCAATCGTTTCAATCATTTTTTGGATAATTCGCAACGCGGGTATGCGCGATCGCTTCGCACACTCATGCGGTTTAAGATGATCGTGCTGGGTGTATTTATCTTATCGTTAGGCTTGACCGCATGGATGTTTGCGCGCGTCCCTTCTGGCTTTTTACCTGAGGAAGACCAAGGCTACTTTATCACGCTTGTACAAGCACCCGAAGGCGTTTCGCTTAACTACACAAGTGATGTGATTGCGCGTGTAGAAAAAGAACTTCAGCAAATTCCTGAAATTACATCTAGTTTTGCGGTCGCAGGCTTTAGTTTTACAGGTAGTAGTGCCAATAACGGGATTGTATTTTCTAGTCTCAGACCGTGGGAAGAACGCCGCGAACCAGGACAATCGGTAGATGCCATTATTGGTCAATTGTTTGGTCGATTTGCCACAATTACCGAAGCGAGAATTTTGCCACTTAATCCCCCAGCAATTCAAGGATTAGGAACATTTGGTGGTTTCAGCTTTCAGTTACAAGATCGCCGTGGCGTGAATGACCTTAATTCACTTGTGCAAGCTGCTGGACAAATCATAGCGCAAGCGAATCAAACTCCAGGTTTGCAGCAAGTCTTTACAACTTTCGCCGCGAGTACGCCTAAATTATCGATTGATATTGACCGCAATACGGCTAAAGCACTGCAAGTTTCGGTTGATGATATTTTGAATACACTACAGACGGCGATCGCTTCGCAATATGTCAACGACTTTACCTTGGGACAGCGCAACTATCGAGTTTACGTACAAGCTGATCAGCGATTTCGTTCTGAACCAGGAGATATTAGTCGTCTGTATGTGCGATCGGCATTAGGAGAAATGATTCCAATCAGCAATCTTGTGACGCTAACTCCTGAAACTGGTGCGCAAACAATCAATCACTTTAATTTATTTCGCTCGATTGAAATTACGGGTTCACCCGCACAAGGATATAGTTCAGGTGATGCGATTCAAGCAATGGAAGAAGTTGCGGCGAATGTCTTACCGCCTGGATTAGACTACCAATGGTCAGGGACATCGTTGGAAGAAATCGAATCTGGCGGACAAGCCCCGATCATCTTTGGTTTAGGAGTAGTTTTTGTCTTTTTAGTATTAGCAGCGCAGTACGAAAACTTTATCGACCCTTTCATTATCATGCTGGCAGTACCACTCGCGATCTTGGGTGCGTTGATTGCACAGTCGTTGCGCGGGTTGATTAATGATGTGTACTGTCAGGTGGGGTTAGTCATGTTGATTGGTTTAGCAAGTAAAAACTCGATTCTGATTGTTGAGTTTGCTAACCAACTGCGTGCAGAGGGATTACCCCTAGTGAAAGCTGCAATTGAAGCTGCAAGAGAACGCTTGCGCCCGATTTTAATGACAGCAATTTCTACCTTGGTTGGTATTTTTCCTCTAGTTATTGCCACAGGTGCGGGTGCTGGTAGTCGTCAGTCATTAGGAACTGCGGTTTTTGGCGGAATGCTAGTCGCAACGTTTTTGTCGTTGTTTATTATACCTGTACTCTACGTTATCGTTGTTTCATTTGAGGAAAGCGTGCGCGATCGCTTTGGTTGGTCTAAATCTGATGCAACGGAAAACTAA
- a CDS encoding GIY-YIG nuclease family protein — MTKDTNTSLAELEYLAYIDANGQLPEGFQNQVGVYAIFDCDRVLQFVGYSRDVHLSLKQHLVRQPEKCYWLKVQTINRPSRTVLEEIKEAWIAENSSIPPGNVANTTQWNEPIDAKLAMTADEQTSYQASDELIQIKLLKSVARRVEATVLSNLESRGVKVPIRFNPKLKEKGILDLT, encoded by the coding sequence ATGACTAAAGATACAAATACTTCTTTAGCAGAGCTAGAGTATCTTGCATATATTGACGCTAACGGTCAATTACCAGAAGGATTTCAAAATCAAGTCGGCGTGTATGCAATTTTTGACTGCGATCGCGTCTTGCAATTTGTAGGATATTCACGCGATGTACATCTAAGCCTTAAGCAACATTTGGTACGTCAGCCAGAAAAATGCTACTGGCTGAAAGTTCAAACCATTAATCGTCCTAGTCGGACAGTTTTAGAGGAAATTAAGGAAGCTTGGATAGCAGAAAATAGCTCAATTCCTCCAGGTAACGTAGCTAACACAACACAGTGGAATGAACCAATTGATGCTAAATTAGCGATGACGGCTGATGAGCAAACTAGCTATCAAGCAAGCGACGAATTGATCCAAATAAAACTCCTAAAAAGCGTAGCTCGCCGAGTAGAAGCAACAGTACTGTCAAATCTAGAATCGCGTGGTGTAAAAGTACCGATTCGCTTTAACCCAAAACTCAAGGAAAAAGGGATTTTAGATTTAACCTAA
- a CDS encoding TetR/AcrR family transcriptional regulator: MTITQTTKSSPGRPRSIEVHQAILQATLDLLAEFGYQGLSIEAIAARAGVGKATIYRRYNSKEELIAEAIECNRPQLTIPDTGSLWTDLEEVHKQAAELDLSPLGRQTIAMIISLASTIPQFAEIYWKKYVIPRRKAASIIFKRAKARGEMSPDVDPDLICDLMTGLLFKSILFQPETEEIKSYMRRALDFLLQGVTSKPSQ; this comes from the coding sequence ATGACGATCACTCAAACAACAAAAAGCTCACCAGGACGACCTCGAAGTATTGAAGTGCATCAAGCAATTTTACAAGCGACACTCGATTTGTTGGCAGAATTCGGGTATCAGGGCTTAAGTATTGAAGCGATCGCAGCGCGTGCAGGTGTTGGAAAAGCAACTATCTATCGTCGTTACAATTCTAAAGAAGAGTTAATTGCCGAAGCTATTGAATGTAATCGACCCCAACTTACTATACCAGATACAGGAAGCCTTTGGACTGATCTAGAAGAGGTACACAAACAAGCTGCGGAACTTGACCTCTCACCCCTCGGTCGTCAAACTATTGCCATGATTATTAGCCTGGCATCAACAATCCCACAGTTCGCTGAAATTTATTGGAAAAAATATGTCATACCTCGGCGAAAAGCCGCCTCGATCATTTTTAAGCGTGCCAAAGCAAGAGGTGAAATGTCTCCAGATGTTGACCCTGACTTGATTTGTGATTTGATGACAGGATTGCTGTTTAAGTCAATTCTTTTCCAACCTGAAACAGAGGAAATCAAAAGTTATATGCGTCGTGCTTTAGATTTTCTGCTTCAAGGTGTCACCTCAAAGCCATCACAATAA